The proteins below are encoded in one region of Planctopirus limnophila DSM 3776:
- a CDS encoding substrate-binding domain-containing protein has translation MTYPISANQVRKFRLLAGLTQQQLAEQSGISRTAVTAIEGAKLVPSVAAALALSRTLGASVEDLFDSSPINMPPKRPVWAWQPPSFWQTSTDETPHFLAEVGGELIQYPASARPVTTPWPVIGTQETNHDPSRTLVLAGCDPAAGLLAEKFALDTGMHLLVIPRSSRAALDLVAQGKAHLAGLHFSSPETPDGNVQLARESLDKGFALLRLANWDEGVAVQPAAKLKTLVSIQKSRLTWVGREQGSGARRCFDQLFHGKKKPAHEVHNHRAVAEAIRSGFVNAGICHKLASAEAGLDFLPVQQEAYDLCIPEAYFDDDRVQCLIRVVQSTSYRKVMAQLPGYDTSETGGISHYMVTHR, from the coding sequence ATGACATACCCGATATCGGCGAATCAAGTCCGCAAATTCCGGCTTCTGGCAGGACTGACACAACAGCAGCTCGCGGAGCAGTCGGGAATTTCTCGTACTGCCGTGACTGCGATTGAAGGTGCCAAACTGGTTCCATCTGTTGCAGCCGCTCTGGCGTTATCACGAACTTTGGGGGCCAGCGTTGAAGATCTGTTTGACAGTTCCCCAATCAACATGCCGCCAAAACGACCCGTCTGGGCCTGGCAACCGCCTTCCTTCTGGCAGACATCGACAGACGAAACACCTCATTTTCTGGCAGAAGTCGGCGGGGAGTTGATTCAATACCCCGCCTCCGCACGACCCGTCACCACACCCTGGCCGGTTATTGGCACTCAGGAGACGAACCACGATCCATCCCGGACACTTGTTCTCGCAGGGTGCGATCCCGCAGCAGGCCTGCTTGCAGAAAAATTTGCTCTCGATACCGGAATGCATCTCCTGGTCATTCCACGATCCAGTCGGGCTGCTCTCGATCTGGTCGCGCAGGGCAAAGCTCATCTGGCAGGCCTGCATTTTTCGTCGCCTGAGACACCGGATGGAAATGTCCAACTCGCCCGGGAATCGCTCGACAAAGGATTCGCCCTGTTAAGACTTGCGAACTGGGACGAGGGGGTTGCTGTTCAACCTGCTGCAAAACTAAAAACTCTGGTAAGTATTCAGAAGAGCCGTCTGACATGGGTCGGGCGCGAACAAGGTTCGGGAGCCCGCCGCTGTTTCGATCAGTTGTTCCATGGCAAGAAAAAACCCGCCCACGAAGTCCATAACCATCGTGCGGTCGCCGAAGCGATTCGATCAGGTTTTGTGAATGCGGGGATCTGTCACAAACTGGCGAGTGCAGAAGCAGGTCTCGACTTTCTTCCCGTGCAGCAGGAAGCTTATGACCTTTGTATTCCGGAGGCTTACTTTGATGATGATCGAGTACAATGCCTGATTCGCGTAGTGCAATCGACCTCGTACCGCAAGGTGATGGCACAGCTTCCGGGTTATGACACTTCAGAAACTGGTGGAATCTCTCACTACATGGTGACTCATCGCTAA
- a CDS encoding DUF1559 domain-containing protein, whose amino-acid sequence MSRKAFTLIELLVVIAIIAVLIALLLPAVQQAREAARRTQCRNQLKQLGLAVHNYESSFGCLPPGQIRIDFATSPRVRGWSLFVQLLPQFDQAPLYNSWDFADPLANANGGASSRTATILPMLLCPSDIIPQNPVVSSTRYYAISSYGGNGGSQTHPPAAIRGDGVFASSGSSTPTFPLVRIKDITDGTTATLLFGERNHVDRNYDTYAAQGSTWALEPMGQYGWWAPSGGMFGLSDVTLSTLAPVNYSIPVAFGQAGAADQTTFVNDWDPKRVGALGSQHTGGCHAALCDGSVRFLSENMDRLVLVRLGTRSGGETIGEF is encoded by the coding sequence ATGTCGCGCAAGGCATTTACACTGATTGAACTGCTCGTGGTCATAGCCATTATTGCCGTGTTAATTGCTTTGTTGCTGCCTGCGGTACAACAAGCTCGCGAAGCGGCCCGCAGGACGCAGTGCCGCAATCAACTCAAACAATTGGGCCTGGCCGTTCACAATTATGAATCTTCGTTCGGGTGTTTGCCTCCCGGACAGATTCGGATCGATTTTGCCACATCGCCACGCGTGCGCGGCTGGTCGTTGTTTGTGCAGTTGTTGCCTCAGTTTGACCAGGCGCCGCTGTACAATTCGTGGGATTTTGCTGATCCCCTAGCCAATGCGAATGGGGGAGCGAGTTCACGAACAGCCACCATCTTGCCGATGTTACTCTGCCCTTCAGATATCATTCCTCAAAATCCGGTGGTTTCATCGACGCGGTACTATGCCATCAGCAGTTACGGTGGGAATGGTGGTTCTCAGACACACCCACCCGCGGCCATTCGAGGAGATGGCGTGTTCGCATCCAGCGGTTCTTCAACGCCGACTTTCCCGCTGGTACGAATCAAAGACATTACTGACGGTACGACAGCAACACTGCTCTTTGGCGAACGTAATCATGTCGATCGCAACTACGATACGTATGCGGCTCAAGGTTCCACCTGGGCTCTCGAACCGATGGGACAGTACGGCTGGTGGGCCCCTTCCGGCGGTATGTTTGGATTGAGTGATGTCACTCTCAGTACACTTGCACCTGTCAATTATTCAATTCCCGTTGCTTTCGGGCAGGCTGGTGCGGCCGATCAGACGACGTTTGTCAACGACTGGGATCCAAAACGTGTCGGGGCCCTGGGAAGTCAGCACACCGGGGGTTGTCATGCGGCGTTATGCGATGGCTCCGTTCGATTTCTGTCTGAGAACATGGATCGACTGGTGCTGGTAAGATTAGGCACACGCAGTGGCGGTGAGACTATCGGTGAGTTTTAG
- a CDS encoding OmpA/MotB family protein yields MGPYLRCFVLAILCLVVAMQSGCHCREKRMLRQSQLHSRQLYQQYQGLAMERNQFQGNLSQLMAEKVQLEQQNATLRNGLELANQRVDNMLAANSSLEDKVKNMLTSSSKNPLSTDANQRMEELRRKYPDFEFDPQTGVSKFQENLLFASGSDEIRPEAYALLQEFARIMNSADSKHLKVLVVGHTDDKPISRKAVADKHPTNWHLSTDRANSVVLALKKSGLAEQRMGAAGYSLFQPLAPNSDDKNRQKNRRVEIFVLAPDAVVAGWESGGANN; encoded by the coding sequence ATGGGCCCGTATTTACGTTGCTTCGTTCTCGCCATTCTTTGCCTCGTTGTCGCGATGCAGAGCGGCTGTCACTGCCGTGAAAAGAGGATGCTGCGCCAGAGCCAGCTGCACTCCCGTCAGCTCTACCAGCAGTACCAGGGACTGGCGATGGAACGCAATCAGTTCCAGGGCAATCTGTCTCAACTCATGGCTGAAAAGGTACAGCTCGAACAGCAAAACGCGACACTTCGCAATGGACTCGAACTCGCCAATCAGCGGGTGGATAACATGCTGGCAGCCAACTCGAGTCTGGAAGACAAAGTCAAGAACATGCTGACCAGCAGTTCGAAAAACCCACTCTCGACAGATGCCAATCAACGCATGGAAGAGCTTCGCCGCAAATACCCCGATTTCGAATTTGATCCTCAGACGGGTGTCAGCAAGTTCCAGGAGAATCTGCTCTTTGCCTCAGGAAGTGATGAGATTCGACCCGAAGCCTACGCCCTGTTGCAGGAATTTGCCCGCATTATGAACAGTGCTGATTCCAAACATTTGAAGGTGCTGGTTGTCGGGCATACTGACGACAAACCCATCTCGCGGAAGGCGGTGGCTGATAAACATCCCACCAACTGGCATCTCTCGACCGATCGCGCAAACTCGGTGGTGCTGGCACTCAAAAAATCGGGTTTAGCTGAACAGCGGATGGGTGCTGCAGGGTATAGCCTGTTCCAACCGCTGGCACCTAATTCCGACGACAAGAATCGCCAGAAGAATCGCCGCGTCGAGATCTTCGTCCTCGCTCCTGATGCAGTCGTTGCTGGCTGGGAATCAGGTGGTGCGAACAATTGA